In Drosophila simulans strain w501 chromosome 3R, Prin_Dsim_3.1, whole genome shotgun sequence, a single window of DNA contains:
- the LOC6729863 gene encoding tubby-related protein 4 isoform X2, whose product MHLHFERNINTKCDCTILSLSWMGKVPDDIPEDEGWKLNRTNYYQEGWLATGNVRGIVGVTFTTSHCRKNMDYPLRTNYNLRGHRSDVILVKWNEPYQKLASCDSSGIIFVWIKYEGRWSIELINDRNTPVTHFSWSHDGRMALICYQDGFVLVGSVAGQRYWSSMLNLESTITCGIWTPDDQQVYFGTTQGQVIVMDVHGAMVSQVQLSNDVPITSMAWSCEKFKMEEGEEAEPGVTNAAKRSFVLAVSFQNGYIYLLKSFDDVSPAHINTCLNGALGMVMEWSNSRELLAVAGTLRTGVDGTKTEDMGTPSCYTNLVKFYTETGTCLYQAHIPCSTATVSAITWGHNDKRLFIATGTQVHIAWVSRRVASLQLLCRLEIQASVGSESLLPLLPLPSRIKSLIGNLFAQTIRCCVPDLKSLRDFVSRPPLCSTRLHCTMIRHDDDSNLSSGTCYTLYLEYLGGLVPLLKGKRTSKIRPEFVIFDPQVNDSPLYFQYSAEAKSSSGSSQSTTTGNSGRTDSSDSDFEERSRFGSPRTPRKKRVRPKRRNQAGDRLSASGGGVSNDPDSLDELAYVDTLPEEVKLVEVTSNIWGTKFKIHGLAKTVPANLGQVTYKTSLLHLQPRQMTLVITELRDDFPPGPDPSFNPNIFSEDEDEHHQHQGIHHDAVPQVNVITTQDGASLKPPIIPQRRLTDGASAPLIAPMSPRPNRILARHKNSLTVNGERGSGSSAGLSPLARAESYDDDSSNESQEAGAAGSQSTTVLLHQAPSNGSGPGPSCSKSITRPKTISSFKNSYSRSSSNSSCQSRHAISPLYCDGAVPTLQSPKNAVAPSDIIFERPAVPAAGQTTLMSYSSNADYANNVVQVKNALMSEPVRSANSHVNPVPLNLNLNLERMDARVKCTAPTTSSTAKRREMLYIDEETQSPTPTPSSSSMKRTPTVVSIAPALPDSITRSCSVGYLDSVAITPSDEALSALRKDAPNKRLILVDKKRNRRKRQQQEDARRHKLQQTGKSKSLDSCDLLSLQTKLSSKEHEQVVRKLQEISDSSACSSAANTLCFKCRNNMSPSSACKRCQPSASSVLDEITAVVPAVEPAKESPAVQAKPAPKKRFDVITSFTDSPLFTRKHRFGIGRSKETAGTENSTPLLGRKQDNGFSFVKQLSEVRWRRKEQPAQAQVNGSSNASTLERQHQPEITGAACGTVEATPVEAKASVSLHTQALTTLENIISRLRDLDEGRLTPPSTPQRLPRSSPASPAASKKNKRQQSNSPIRHILNSPLLNRRQRKKQSIIESSDDEGNQTNGSGEESNNAGNGKQYRDLETFQKAQLRQKLKRGKIEPNGSASCANPAPVRREFVMHNKAPMWNEMSQVYQLDFGGRVTQESAKNFQIEFRGKQVMQFGRIDGNAYTLDFQYPFSALQAFAVALANVTQRLK is encoded by the exons GACGAGGGATGGAAGCTGAACCGCACCAACTACTACCAGGAGGGATGGCTGGCCACGGGCAATGTGCGCGGCATTGTGGGCGTGACCTTTACTACCTCACATTGCCGCAAGAACATGGACTATCCGTTGAGGACCAACTACAACCTGCGCGGGCATAGATCGGAT GTTATCCTGGTCAAGTGGAATGAGCCGTATCAAAAGCTAGCCTCCTGCGATAGTTCGGGAATCATCTTTGTGTGGATCAAGTACGAGGGTCGCTGGTCCATCGAGCTGATCAACGATCGGAACACACCGGTGACCCACTTCTCCTGGTCACACGATGGCCGCATGGCGCTGATCTGCTACCAGGATGGCTTCGTTCTGGTAGGATCCGTGGCTGGGCAGCGATATTGGTCCTCCATGCTCAATCTGGAGTCCACCATTACCTGCGGCATTTGGACACCCGACGATCAGCAGGTGTACTTCGGTACCACCCAAGGTCAGGTTATCGTGATGGATGTTCACGGAGCGATGGTGTCGCAGGTTCAGCTGTCCAACGATGTGCCCATCACCTCGATGGCCTGGTCCTGCGAGAAGTTCAAGATGGAGGAGGGCGAGGAGGCGGAGCCCGGTGTAACCAATGCGG CCAAGCGCTCCTTTGTCCTGGCAGTAAGCTTCCAGAATGGATATATCTACTTGCTAAAGTCGTTTGACGACGTCTCACCCGCACATATCAACACATGCCTTAACGGCGCCCTCGGCATGGTCATGGAGTGGAGCAACTCCCGCGAGCTGCTCGCCGTCGCGGGAACCCTGCGAACCGGAGTCGACGGAACGAAGACAGAGGACATGGGCACGCCCAGTTGCTACACGAATCTGGTCAAGTTTTACACGGAAACGGGCACATGTCTGTATCAGGCTCATATTCCCTGCAGCACCGCCACCGTTTCGGCCATCACCTGGGGCCACAACGACAAGCGACTGTTCATCGCCACGGGGACACAGGTTCACATCGCCTGGGTCTCCAGACGGGTGGCCTCCCTGCAGCTGCTGTGCCGCCTGGAGATCCAGGCGAGCGTCGGATCCGAGtcgctgctgcccctgctgccgtTGCCTTCTAGGATTAAGTCTCTCATTGGCAATCTGTTTGCTCAAACGATAAGA tGCTGTGTACCTGACCTCAAGTCGCTGCGTGATTTTGTTTCGCGACCACCGCTCTGCTCCACCCGGCTGCACTGCACCATGATCCGGCACGACGACGACTCCAATCTGAGCTCCGGCACATGCTATACGCTGTATCTGGAGTATCTCGGCGGCTTGGTGCCGCTGCTCAAGGGCAAGCGCACTTCCAAGATTCGTCCTGAGTTTGTCATCTTTGATCCCCAAGTTAATG ATTCACCCTTGTACTTTCAATACTCCGCCGAGGCCAAGAGCTCCTCGGGCTCCAGCCAGTCCACCACCACGGGGAACAGTGGGCGCACCGACTCATCAGACAGTGACTTCGAGGAGAGATCACGGTTTGGCTCCCCACGCACTCCTCGCAAGAAGCGAGTGCGTCCAAAGAGACGAAATCAAGCGGGCGATCGGCTTAGCGCTTCTGGTGGCGGGGTAAGCAACGATCCCGATAGCCTGGATGAACTGGCCTATGTGGACACACTGCCGGAG GAAGTCAAGCTGGTCGAGGTGACCTCCAACATTTGGGGAACCAAGTTCAAGATCCATGGACTTGCCAAAACCGTCCCAGCCAATTTAGGCCAAGTAACTTATAAGACGTCCCTACTGCATTTGCAGCCGCGTCAAATGACGCTGGTCATCACCGAGCTGCGCGACGATTTTCCACCTGGTCCCGATCCCAGCTTTAATCCGAACATATTCTctgaggacgaggacgagcaTCACCAGCACCAGGGAATACATCACGATGCAGTGCCGCAGGTTAATGTGATCACCACTCAGGATGGGGCTTCCTTAAAGCCGCCGATAATACCGCAACGTCGCCTCACCGATGGAGCATCTGCACCATTGATAGCGCCCATGTCACCACGTCCAAATCGAATCCTGGCGCGACACAAGAACTCTTTGACTGTGAACGGAGAACGAGGATCTGGCTCGTCGGCGGGCTTGAGTCCACTAGCGCGAGCGGAGAGCTACGATGATGATTCATCCAATGAATCCCAGGAGGCAGGAGCTGCAGGCAGCCAGTCAACCACTGTGCTTTTGCACCAGGCTCCCTCGAATGGATCGGGTCCTGGACCCAGCTGCAGTAAGAGCATAACGCGTCCGAAGACGATCAGCAGCTTCAAAAACAGCTACAGCCGCTCCAGCTCCAATTCCAGCTGCCAGTCGCGTCACGCCATCTCGCCACTGTACTGCGATGGAGCAGTGCCCACGCTGCAGAGTCCCAAGAATGCAGTGGCTCCCTCGGACATCATCTTCGAGCGTCCAGCAGTGCCCGCCGCTGGCCAGACCACCCTGATGTCGTACTCGAGCAATGCGGACTATGCCAATAATGTGGTTCAGGTGAAGAATGCTCTGATGTCGGAGCCAGTGCGCTCGGCCAACAGCCACGTGAATCCCGTGCCGCTGAACCTCAATCTAAATCTGGAGCGAATGGATGCACGGGTTAAGTGCACAGCGCCAACCACATCCTCGACGGCCAAGCGACGGGAAATGTTGTATATCGATGAGGAGACGCAATCGCCAACGCCCACGCCAAGTAGCAGCAGCATGAAACGAACGCCAACGGTGGTTTCAATAGCTCCCGCTTTGCCCGATTCCATCACACGCAGCTGCAGCGTGGGCTATCTGGATTCGGTTGCCATCACGCCATCCGACGAAGCGCTGTCCGCTCTGCGTAAGGATGCGCCAAACAAGCGGCTGATACTGGTGGACAAGAAGAGGAATCGCCGGAAAAGGCAACAGCAGGAGGATGCCCGGCGGCACAAGCTGCAGCAAACTGGGAAGTCCAAGAGCCTGGACTCCTGCGACCTGTTGTCCCTACAGACTAAGCTGTCCAGCAAGGAGCACGAGCAGGTGGTGCGCAAGCTGCAGGAGATATCCGATAGCAGCGCCTGCAGCAGTGCGGCCAACACATTGTGCTTTAAGTGCCGCAACAACATGAGCCCCAGCAGTGCCTGCAAACGGTGTCAGCCCTCGGCGAGCTCCGTCCTCGATGAGATTACAGCCGTAGTGCCCGCTGTGGAGCCGGCCAAGGAGTCTCCTGCGGTGCAGGCCAAGCCAGCGCCCAAGAAACGCTTCGATGTTATCACTAGCTTCACCGACTCGCCACTTTTTACGAGGAAACATCGATTTGGAATCGGCCGGAGTAAGGAAACGGCGGGCACTGAAAACTCCACTCCACTGTTGGGCAGAAAGCAGGACAATGGCTTCAGCTTTGTGAAGCAGCTGTCCGAGGTGCGTTGGAGGCGCAAGGAACAGCCAGCCCAGGCGCAAGTTAATGGTTCTAGCAATGCCAGTACTTTAGAGAGGCAACACCAGCCGGAGATCACGGGAGCAGCTTGTGGCACAGTGGAAGCCACACCGGTGGAGGCCAAAGCTTCGGTTTCTCTGCATACTCAG GCTCTCACCACTTTGGAGAACATAATAAGCCGTCTTCGAGATCTGGACGAGGGTCGTCTGACGCCTCCTTCAACCCCACAGCGACTGCCTCGAAGTTCTCCAGCGTCtccagcagccagcaaaaagaacaaaaggcaacagagcaactCTCCCATTCGCCACATATTGAACTCACCGCTTTTGAATCGGCGTCAGCGCAAAAAACAGAGTATTATCGAGAGCTCCGATGATGAGGGTAACCAGACCAATGGATCCGGTGAGGAGAGCAACAACGCGGGCAATGGCAAGCAGTATCGCGACCTGGAGACCTTCCAAAAGGCTCAACTGCGTCAGAAG CTAAAGCGCGGCAAGATTGAGCCGAATGGCAGTGCTAGTTGTGCCAATCCGGCGCCAGTGCGTCGTGAATTTGTGATGCACAACAAGGCGCCCATGTGGAATGAGATGAGCCAGGTGTACCAGCTGGACTTTGGCGGTCGCGTTACCCAGGAGTCGGCCAAGAACTTCCAAATCGAGTTTCGTGGCAAGCAG GTCATGCAATTCGGTCGCATTGATGGTAATGCCTACACCCTGGATTTCCAGTATCCATTCTCCGCCCTCCAGGCCTTCGCCGTGGCTCTGGCCAATGTGACACAGCGACTTAAGTAA
- the LOC6729863 gene encoding tubby-related protein 4 isoform X4, with the protein MHLHFERNINTKCDCTILSLSWMGKVPDDIPEDEGWKLNRTNYYQEGWLATGNVRGIVGVTFTTSHCRKNMDYPLRTNYNLRGHRSDVILVKWNEPYQKLASCDSSGIIFVWIKYEGRWSIELINDRNTPVTHFSWSHDGRMALICYQDGFVLVGSVAGQRYWSSMLNLESTITCGIWTPDDQQVYFGTTQGQVIVMDVHGAMVSQVQLSNDVPITSMAWSCEKFKMEEGEEAEPGVTNAAKRSFVLAVSFQNGYIYLLKSFDDVSPAHINTCLNGALGMVMEWSNSRELLAVAGTLRTGVDGTKTEDMGTPSCYTNLVKFYTETGTCLYQAHIPCSTATVSAITWGHNDKRLFIATGTQVHIAWVSRRVASLQLLCRLEIQASVGSESLLPLLPLPSRIKSLIGNLFAQTIRCCVPDLKSLRDFVSRPPLCSTRLHCTMIRHDDDSNLSSGTCYTLYLEYLGGLVPLLKGKRTSKIRPEFVIFDPQVNDSPLYFQYSAEAKSSSGSSQSTTTGNSGRTDSSDSDFEERSRFGSPRTPRKKRVRPKRRNQAGDRLSASGGGVSNDPDSLDELAYVDTLPEEVKLVEVTSNIWGTKFKIHGLAKTVPANLGQVTYKTSLLHLQPRQMTLVITELRDDFPPGPDPSFNPNIFSEDEDEHHQHQGIHHDAVPQVNVITTQDGASLKPPIIPQRRLTDGASAPLIAPMSPRPNRILARHKNSLTVNGERGSGSSAGLSPLARAESYDDDSSNESQEAGAAGSQSTTVLLHQAPSNGSGPGPSCSKSITRPKTISSFKNSYSRSSSNSSCQSRHAISPLYCDGAVPTLQSPKNAVAPSDIIFERPAVPAAGQTTLMSYSSNADYANNVVQVKNALMSEPVRSANSHVNPVPLNLNLNLERMDARVKCTAPTTSSTAKRREMLYIDEETQSPTPTPSSSSMKRTPTVVSIAPALPDSITRSCSVGYLDSVAITPSDEALSALRKDAPNKRLILVDKKRNRRKRQQQEDARRHKLQQTGKSKSLDSCDLLSLQTKLSSKEHEQVVRKLQEISDSSACSSAANTLCFKCRNNMSPSSACKRCQPSASSVLDEITAVVPAVEPAKESPAVQAKPAPKKRFDVITSFTDSPLFTRKHRFGIGRSKETAGTENSTPLLGRKQDNGFSFVKQLSEVRWRRKEQPAQAQVNGSSNASTLERQHQPEITGAACGTVEATPVEAKASVSLHTQALTTLENIISRLRDLDEGRLTPPSTPQRLPRSSPASPAASKKNKRQQSNSPIRHILNSPLLNRRQRKKQSIIESSDDEGNQTNGSGEESNNAGNGKQYRDLETFQKAQLRQKRGKIEPNGSASCANPAPVRREFVMHNKAPMWNEMSQVYQLDFGGRVTQESAKNFQIEFRGKQVMQFGRIDGNAYTLDFQYPFSALQAFAVALANVTQRLK; encoded by the exons GACGAGGGATGGAAGCTGAACCGCACCAACTACTACCAGGAGGGATGGCTGGCCACGGGCAATGTGCGCGGCATTGTGGGCGTGACCTTTACTACCTCACATTGCCGCAAGAACATGGACTATCCGTTGAGGACCAACTACAACCTGCGCGGGCATAGATCGGAT GTTATCCTGGTCAAGTGGAATGAGCCGTATCAAAAGCTAGCCTCCTGCGATAGTTCGGGAATCATCTTTGTGTGGATCAAGTACGAGGGTCGCTGGTCCATCGAGCTGATCAACGATCGGAACACACCGGTGACCCACTTCTCCTGGTCACACGATGGCCGCATGGCGCTGATCTGCTACCAGGATGGCTTCGTTCTGGTAGGATCCGTGGCTGGGCAGCGATATTGGTCCTCCATGCTCAATCTGGAGTCCACCATTACCTGCGGCATTTGGACACCCGACGATCAGCAGGTGTACTTCGGTACCACCCAAGGTCAGGTTATCGTGATGGATGTTCACGGAGCGATGGTGTCGCAGGTTCAGCTGTCCAACGATGTGCCCATCACCTCGATGGCCTGGTCCTGCGAGAAGTTCAAGATGGAGGAGGGCGAGGAGGCGGAGCCCGGTGTAACCAATGCGG CCAAGCGCTCCTTTGTCCTGGCAGTAAGCTTCCAGAATGGATATATCTACTTGCTAAAGTCGTTTGACGACGTCTCACCCGCACATATCAACACATGCCTTAACGGCGCCCTCGGCATGGTCATGGAGTGGAGCAACTCCCGCGAGCTGCTCGCCGTCGCGGGAACCCTGCGAACCGGAGTCGACGGAACGAAGACAGAGGACATGGGCACGCCCAGTTGCTACACGAATCTGGTCAAGTTTTACACGGAAACGGGCACATGTCTGTATCAGGCTCATATTCCCTGCAGCACCGCCACCGTTTCGGCCATCACCTGGGGCCACAACGACAAGCGACTGTTCATCGCCACGGGGACACAGGTTCACATCGCCTGGGTCTCCAGACGGGTGGCCTCCCTGCAGCTGCTGTGCCGCCTGGAGATCCAGGCGAGCGTCGGATCCGAGtcgctgctgcccctgctgccgtTGCCTTCTAGGATTAAGTCTCTCATTGGCAATCTGTTTGCTCAAACGATAAGA tGCTGTGTACCTGACCTCAAGTCGCTGCGTGATTTTGTTTCGCGACCACCGCTCTGCTCCACCCGGCTGCACTGCACCATGATCCGGCACGACGACGACTCCAATCTGAGCTCCGGCACATGCTATACGCTGTATCTGGAGTATCTCGGCGGCTTGGTGCCGCTGCTCAAGGGCAAGCGCACTTCCAAGATTCGTCCTGAGTTTGTCATCTTTGATCCCCAAGTTAATG ATTCACCCTTGTACTTTCAATACTCCGCCGAGGCCAAGAGCTCCTCGGGCTCCAGCCAGTCCACCACCACGGGGAACAGTGGGCGCACCGACTCATCAGACAGTGACTTCGAGGAGAGATCACGGTTTGGCTCCCCACGCACTCCTCGCAAGAAGCGAGTGCGTCCAAAGAGACGAAATCAAGCGGGCGATCGGCTTAGCGCTTCTGGTGGCGGGGTAAGCAACGATCCCGATAGCCTGGATGAACTGGCCTATGTGGACACACTGCCGGAG GAAGTCAAGCTGGTCGAGGTGACCTCCAACATTTGGGGAACCAAGTTCAAGATCCATGGACTTGCCAAAACCGTCCCAGCCAATTTAGGCCAAGTAACTTATAAGACGTCCCTACTGCATTTGCAGCCGCGTCAAATGACGCTGGTCATCACCGAGCTGCGCGACGATTTTCCACCTGGTCCCGATCCCAGCTTTAATCCGAACATATTCTctgaggacgaggacgagcaTCACCAGCACCAGGGAATACATCACGATGCAGTGCCGCAGGTTAATGTGATCACCACTCAGGATGGGGCTTCCTTAAAGCCGCCGATAATACCGCAACGTCGCCTCACCGATGGAGCATCTGCACCATTGATAGCGCCCATGTCACCACGTCCAAATCGAATCCTGGCGCGACACAAGAACTCTTTGACTGTGAACGGAGAACGAGGATCTGGCTCGTCGGCGGGCTTGAGTCCACTAGCGCGAGCGGAGAGCTACGATGATGATTCATCCAATGAATCCCAGGAGGCAGGAGCTGCAGGCAGCCAGTCAACCACTGTGCTTTTGCACCAGGCTCCCTCGAATGGATCGGGTCCTGGACCCAGCTGCAGTAAGAGCATAACGCGTCCGAAGACGATCAGCAGCTTCAAAAACAGCTACAGCCGCTCCAGCTCCAATTCCAGCTGCCAGTCGCGTCACGCCATCTCGCCACTGTACTGCGATGGAGCAGTGCCCACGCTGCAGAGTCCCAAGAATGCAGTGGCTCCCTCGGACATCATCTTCGAGCGTCCAGCAGTGCCCGCCGCTGGCCAGACCACCCTGATGTCGTACTCGAGCAATGCGGACTATGCCAATAATGTGGTTCAGGTGAAGAATGCTCTGATGTCGGAGCCAGTGCGCTCGGCCAACAGCCACGTGAATCCCGTGCCGCTGAACCTCAATCTAAATCTGGAGCGAATGGATGCACGGGTTAAGTGCACAGCGCCAACCACATCCTCGACGGCCAAGCGACGGGAAATGTTGTATATCGATGAGGAGACGCAATCGCCAACGCCCACGCCAAGTAGCAGCAGCATGAAACGAACGCCAACGGTGGTTTCAATAGCTCCCGCTTTGCCCGATTCCATCACACGCAGCTGCAGCGTGGGCTATCTGGATTCGGTTGCCATCACGCCATCCGACGAAGCGCTGTCCGCTCTGCGTAAGGATGCGCCAAACAAGCGGCTGATACTGGTGGACAAGAAGAGGAATCGCCGGAAAAGGCAACAGCAGGAGGATGCCCGGCGGCACAAGCTGCAGCAAACTGGGAAGTCCAAGAGCCTGGACTCCTGCGACCTGTTGTCCCTACAGACTAAGCTGTCCAGCAAGGAGCACGAGCAGGTGGTGCGCAAGCTGCAGGAGATATCCGATAGCAGCGCCTGCAGCAGTGCGGCCAACACATTGTGCTTTAAGTGCCGCAACAACATGAGCCCCAGCAGTGCCTGCAAACGGTGTCAGCCCTCGGCGAGCTCCGTCCTCGATGAGATTACAGCCGTAGTGCCCGCTGTGGAGCCGGCCAAGGAGTCTCCTGCGGTGCAGGCCAAGCCAGCGCCCAAGAAACGCTTCGATGTTATCACTAGCTTCACCGACTCGCCACTTTTTACGAGGAAACATCGATTTGGAATCGGCCGGAGTAAGGAAACGGCGGGCACTGAAAACTCCACTCCACTGTTGGGCAGAAAGCAGGACAATGGCTTCAGCTTTGTGAAGCAGCTGTCCGAGGTGCGTTGGAGGCGCAAGGAACAGCCAGCCCAGGCGCAAGTTAATGGTTCTAGCAATGCCAGTACTTTAGAGAGGCAACACCAGCCGGAGATCACGGGAGCAGCTTGTGGCACAGTGGAAGCCACACCGGTGGAGGCCAAAGCTTCGGTTTCTCTGCATACTCAG GCTCTCACCACTTTGGAGAACATAATAAGCCGTCTTCGAGATCTGGACGAGGGTCGTCTGACGCCTCCTTCAACCCCACAGCGACTGCCTCGAAGTTCTCCAGCGTCtccagcagccagcaaaaagaacaaaaggcaacagagcaactCTCCCATTCGCCACATATTGAACTCACCGCTTTTGAATCGGCGTCAGCGCAAAAAACAGAGTATTATCGAGAGCTCCGATGATGAGGGTAACCAGACCAATGGATCCGGTGAGGAGAGCAACAACGCGGGCAATGGCAAGCAGTATCGCGACCTGGAGACCTTCCAAAAGGCTCAACTGCGTCAGAAG CGCGGCAAGATTGAGCCGAATGGCAGTGCTAGTTGTGCCAATCCGGCGCCAGTGCGTCGTGAATTTGTGATGCACAACAAGGCGCCCATGTGGAATGAGATGAGCCAGGTGTACCAGCTGGACTTTGGCGGTCGCGTTACCCAGGAGTCGGCCAAGAACTTCCAAATCGAGTTTCGTGGCAAGCAG GTCATGCAATTCGGTCGCATTGATGGTAATGCCTACACCCTGGATTTCCAGTATCCATTCTCCGCCCTCCAGGCCTTCGCCGTGGCTCTGGCCAATGTGACACAGCGACTTAAGTAA